From a region of the Hemibagrus wyckioides isolate EC202008001 linkage group LG06, SWU_Hwy_1.0, whole genome shotgun sequence genome:
- the LOC131354791 gene encoding trace amine-associated receptor 13c-like, producing the protein MNQSDRCEHFSCPERSVSPAVYILLYVCSAAVVLLTVCGNLLVIISVLHFKQLHTPTNMLVLSLAGSDFLVGALIMPPVFIWTMESCWIMGSSFCIYVWSTAGFLMALSIYNVVLIAFDRCLALFNPFLYLNKVSVRKMCVVIFCNWCMVLGYDLALIYVNGNLTRPEMCPGECLFILDEVLSTIDLVVTFIFPLSVIIILYTQVFMIAKKHATAIRELNNHTRPKTQKITSHSMKSERKAAKVLGILVSVFLMCLLPYFIYSLLGETIEIQLESFQKVTIVFCLNSTINPVIYALFYPWFRRCVKLIITLQIFQTDSALINVLS; encoded by the coding sequence ATGAATCAGTCTGATCGCTGTGAGCATTTCTCCTGTCCAGAGAGATCTGTATCTCCTGCAGTTTATATCTTACTGTAcgtgtgttcagctgctgtggttctgctaacagtgtgtggaaatctgctggtcatcatctctgttcttcacttcaagCAGCTTCACACACCAACCAACATGCTGGTGCTCTCTCTGGCTGGATCAGATTTCCTTGTCGGCGCTTTAATCATGCCTCCAGTGTTCATCTGGACAATGGAGTCCTGCTGGATTATGGGATCAAGTTTCTGCATATATGTTTGGTCGACTGCTGGATTTCTCATGGCTTTATCCATATATAACGTTGTTCTGATCGCTTTTGATCGGTGTTTAGCTCTCTTTAACCCATTTCTTTACCTGAACAAAGTCTCTGtgagaaaaatgtgtgtggTAATATTTTGTAATTGGTGTATGGTGCTAGGGTATGACTTGGCACTCATATATGTCAATGGAAACTTAACAAGACCTGAAATGTGTCCTGGGGAATGTTTATTCATCCTGGATGAGGTCTTGTCCACAATTGATCTTGTAGTAACATTCATATTTCCACTTTCTGTCATAATCATATTGTATACTCAAGTTTTTATGATCGCTAAGAAACATGCCACTGCTATCAGAGagcttaataatcacacacgacctaaaacacagaaaatcacctcacactccatgaaatctgagagaaaagcagctaaagtcctcggcattttagtgtctgtgtttctgatgtgtttacttccatattttatttacagtttattagGTGAAACTATTGAAATACAGTTAGAATCATTTCAGAAAGTCACGATTGTGTTTTGTCTTAATTCCACCATTAATCCAGTTATTTATGCTCTGTTTTACCCGTGGTTCAGGAGGTGTGTTAAATTAATTATAACTCTGCAAATTTTCCAGACAGACTCTGCGTTAATAAATGTCCTTTCATga